A genomic region of Deinococcus sp. KSM4-11 contains the following coding sequences:
- a CDS encoding electron transfer flavoprotein subunit beta/FixA family protein, producing MKILTLVRQVPDAEARIKIQGQAVDLDGTTVVIDGMDEYGVEEALRLRESGAAVEEIIALAVGPKRNEDALRTALAMGVDRAIHVETDEKYDAVALSKVVAQVAQSEGVQLVLVGGQEADWDSQALGAASAERLGWPQLTWTNELKVEGDTMTGRHDVDDGNESFRATLPAVVTTQQGLNDPRYPTLPNIMKAKKKELRKDDPATYGVTPTVMVVGAEIQTRARRNTLIDGKDPQAAAQQLLELLRTEAKVIA from the coding sequence ATGAAAATCCTGACCCTGGTACGCCAAGTTCCCGATGCGGAAGCCCGCATCAAGATTCAAGGACAGGCGGTCGATCTCGACGGCACCACCGTCGTCATTGACGGCATGGACGAATACGGCGTAGAAGAAGCCCTGCGCCTGCGCGAGAGTGGCGCGGCCGTCGAAGAGATCATCGCCCTGGCCGTCGGCCCCAAACGCAACGAGGACGCCCTGCGCACGGCCCTGGCCATGGGCGTCGACCGCGCCATCCATGTGGAAACCGACGAGAAGTATGACGCGGTGGCCCTCAGCAAAGTCGTGGCGCAGGTCGCCCAGAGCGAAGGCGTGCAACTCGTGCTGGTCGGCGGGCAGGAAGCCGACTGGGACTCACAGGCGCTGGGAGCGGCGAGCGCCGAACGGCTCGGCTGGCCGCAGCTCACGTGGACGAACGAGCTGAAGGTCGAGGGCGACACCATGACTGGCCGACACGACGTGGATGACGGCAACGAGAGCTTCCGCGCCACCCTGCCCGCCGTGGTCACCACGCAGCAGGGCCTGAACGATCCGCGCTATCCCACCTTGCCGAACATCATGAAGGCGAAGAAGAAGGAACTCCGCAAGGACGACCCAGCGACCTACGGCGTGACGCCCACCGTGATGGTGGTCGGCGCGGAAATCCAGACGCGCGCCCGGCGCAATACCCTGATAGACGGCAAGGATCCCCAGGCGGCCGCCCAGCAGTTGCTGGAATTGCTGCGCACAGAGGCGAAGGTGATCGCATGA
- a CDS encoding electron transfer flavoprotein subunit alpha/FixB family protein, with product MILIVAEHAGGKLAKATLEMVTAARDSGREGPVTLLVLGQAVAAIAKEAAAVADQVLVADLPALATYNAEVWAAATAQIAREGEAHTVLIGGSRSGREYAPRVAVKLDAPYLEDAIKLSANGEALQAQRYTFLARVTETVEASGPVIVVTVKPGSFAAAAPAAQPGEEYDVDLELPTPRVEVTGKSVEKTSRVALTEADVIVTGGRGVGSPENFATYVEGLADAIGAGVGATRAVVDAGWRPYAEQVGQTGKTVQPQAYIALGVSGAVQHLSGMGKSKNIIAINKDAEAPIFKVADYGIVGDVNQIVPALIEAAKK from the coding sequence ATGATTCTGATCGTTGCTGAACACGCGGGCGGGAAGCTCGCCAAGGCCACCCTGGAAATGGTGACGGCGGCGCGCGACTCAGGCCGCGAGGGGCCGGTCACGCTGCTGGTGCTCGGACAGGCTGTGGCGGCCATCGCGAAGGAAGCGGCGGCCGTGGCCGATCAGGTGCTCGTCGCCGATCTCCCGGCCCTCGCCACATACAACGCAGAGGTGTGGGCAGCGGCCACCGCGCAGATCGCCCGTGAAGGCGAGGCCCATACCGTCCTGATCGGCGGGAGCCGGTCCGGCCGGGAGTACGCGCCGCGCGTGGCCGTGAAACTCGATGCGCCGTACCTGGAAGACGCCATCAAGCTCAGCGCGAATGGCGAGGCCCTTCAAGCCCAGCGCTACACCTTCCTGGCCCGCGTGACCGAGACGGTGGAGGCGAGCGGCCCGGTGATCGTGGTGACCGTGAAGCCCGGCTCCTTCGCGGCGGCCGCCCCGGCCGCCCAGCCCGGCGAGGAGTACGACGTGGACCTCGAGCTGCCCACGCCACGGGTCGAGGTGACGGGCAAGAGTGTCGAGAAGACGAGCCGCGTGGCCCTGACCGAGGCCGACGTGATCGTGACCGGCGGGCGCGGCGTGGGCAGCCCGGAGAACTTCGCCACCTATGTTGAGGGTCTCGCGGACGCCATCGGAGCCGGTGTGGGGGCCACGCGCGCCGTGGTAGATGCCGGCTGGCGTCCCTACGCCGAACAGGTCGGACAGACCGGCAAGACCGTGCAGCCCCAGGCGTATATCGCGCTGGGCGTGAGCGGCGCGGTGCAGCACCTGAGCGGCATGGGCAAGAGCAAGAACATCATCGCCATCAACAAGGACGCCGAGGCCCCGATCTTCAAGGTCGCGGATTACGGCATCGTCGGAGACGTGAACCAGATCGTGCCTGCCCTGATCGAGGCCGCGAAGAAATAG
- a CDS encoding SDR family NAD(P)-dependent oxidoreductase, protein MVPSAPGSPSTSSDRATAPTVIVTGAARGIGRAIAELYAERGAQVISVDIVLPPTLKGHTRLKADITTPRGRARIAQAAHEHGGLHVLVNNAAYQGAHGSVLDVSERGWARTLDVNLTAPLLLVREVVDLMPRGAAIVNVASVQGLFAEQDNAAYNASKGGLVNLTRAMCLDLAPRGLRVNAVAPGAISTEGVLQAIEGSDDPAQTRRDYEDLHALRRIGTPREVAEVVYFLGSDAASFVTGAILPVDGGMTASFMMAGRPV, encoded by the coding sequence ATGGTTCCAAGCGCACCCGGATCACCATCCACATCCTCAGACCGCGCGACGGCCCCGACCGTGATCGTGACCGGAGCCGCGCGCGGAATCGGTCGCGCCATTGCCGAGCTGTATGCCGAACGTGGCGCCCAGGTGATCTCCGTGGACATCGTCCTGCCCCCCACGCTCAAGGGACACACCCGGCTGAAGGCGGACATCACGACGCCGAGGGGCCGGGCGCGGATCGCTCAGGCCGCCCACGAACATGGCGGCCTGCACGTGCTGGTCAACAACGCCGCCTATCAGGGAGCGCACGGCAGCGTGCTGGACGTCAGCGAGCGCGGGTGGGCGAGAACCCTCGACGTGAACCTGACCGCTCCCCTGCTGCTGGTCCGTGAGGTCGTCGACCTGATGCCGCGCGGAGCGGCGATCGTGAATGTCGCCAGCGTGCAGGGTCTCTTCGCCGAGCAGGACAACGCGGCCTACAACGCCAGCAAGGGCGGGCTCGTGAACCTCACGCGGGCCATGTGCCTGGATCTCGCGCCGCGTGGCCTGCGCGTGAACGCCGTCGCTCCCGGCGCGATCAGCACGGAAGGAGTCCTGCAGGCCATCGAGGGCAGCGACGACCCGGCGCAGACCCGGCGCGACTACGAGGATCTGCACGCCCTGCGGCGCATCGGGACGCCGCGCGAGGTGGCGGAGGTCGTGTACTTCCTCGGGAGCGACGCCGCGAGCTTCGTGACCGGCGCCATCCTGCCGGTCGACGGCGGCATGACCGCCAGCTTCATGATGGCCGGGCGGCCTGTGTGA
- a CDS encoding NPCBM/NEW2 domain-containing protein, giving the protein MSHPPRASLNTRSSGRHVTRLTGVILAITLTLSACTSPSQPTPADPYAGGVTHPWSTGTASPAGIPAKVNSISDLDYRSAKNGWGPIESNHSNGSEQADDGGTLSVGGQTFASGLGVHASSEITYTLPGTCTTFTAQVGVDDEVGARGSVVFQVYGDGVKLADSGVRVGGQAAVTVTATLKGVKELKLVVTDAGDGIAYDHADWGAATLDCTPVKPPPPTNTFTYSSIASQPDNVGVSEAQGEFVGGKLYVFGGFDSLKNCCTPTDRVNAYDPVTNTWAKKNVMPTHGVTHAGMTTDGQFIYFAGGYIANASWTGQIFGTDAAWKYDPQKDTYSALPKLPVTIAAGQLEYLNGTLHYFGGTNTARTQDLGVHYVLNLSNPAAGWTTAADMPHPRQHMGSVVLGGKIYAVGGQIHHDANLTTENYVEAYDPATDRWTEVAPLPLARSHIANSTFVLEGRIVVAGGESAHDQPIADVSAYDPATNTWTALTKLPVALISSVAVGYEHGFLYTDGNTGSKQVATGLRATPAP; this is encoded by the coding sequence ATGAGCCATCCTCCCCGCGCTTCCCTGAACACCCGTTCATCGGGCCGCCACGTGACGCGACTCACTGGCGTGATCCTGGCCATCACCCTGACCCTGTCGGCCTGCACGTCTCCCTCCCAGCCCACGCCGGCCGATCCCTACGCCGGTGGCGTCACGCATCCGTGGAGCACCGGCACGGCCTCTCCCGCCGGGATTCCGGCCAAAGTCAATTCCATCAGCGACCTGGACTACCGCAGCGCCAAGAACGGCTGGGGACCGATCGAGAGCAATCACAGCAATGGCAGCGAACAGGCCGACGATGGCGGCACCCTCTCGGTGGGAGGACAGACCTTTGCCAGCGGGCTCGGCGTTCATGCTTCCAGCGAGATCACGTACACGCTGCCCGGCACCTGCACGACCTTCACCGCGCAGGTTGGTGTGGACGATGAGGTCGGGGCTCGCGGCAGTGTGGTGTTCCAGGTGTACGGCGACGGCGTGAAACTCGCCGACAGCGGCGTACGGGTCGGCGGTCAGGCGGCCGTCACCGTCACGGCCACGCTGAAGGGCGTAAAGGAGCTGAAACTGGTGGTCACCGATGCGGGTGACGGCATCGCGTACGACCACGCGGACTGGGGAGCGGCGACGCTGGACTGCACGCCGGTCAAGCCTCCCCCACCGACCAACACCTTCACCTACAGTTCCATCGCCAGCCAGCCGGACAACGTCGGGGTGTCCGAAGCCCAGGGCGAGTTCGTGGGCGGGAAGCTGTACGTGTTCGGCGGGTTCGACAGCCTGAAAAACTGCTGTACCCCCACCGACCGCGTGAACGCCTACGATCCGGTCACGAACACCTGGGCAAAGAAGAACGTCATGCCCACCCACGGGGTGACGCACGCCGGGATGACCACGGACGGGCAATTCATCTACTTCGCGGGCGGGTACATCGCCAATGCCAGCTGGACAGGACAAATCTTCGGGACAGACGCCGCCTGGAAGTACGATCCGCAGAAGGATACGTATTCGGCCCTGCCCAAACTGCCCGTGACGATCGCAGCGGGGCAACTGGAATACCTGAACGGAACACTGCATTACTTCGGCGGCACGAACACGGCCCGCACCCAGGATCTCGGCGTCCACTATGTCCTGAACCTGAGCAACCCTGCGGCCGGGTGGACAACGGCTGCCGACATGCCGCACCCACGGCAGCACATGGGGTCGGTGGTGCTGGGGGGCAAGATTTACGCCGTTGGAGGACAGATCCATCACGACGCGAACCTGACCACCGAGAATTACGTGGAAGCCTATGACCCAGCGACCGACCGCTGGACGGAAGTCGCGCCCCTGCCACTGGCCCGCAGCCACATCGCCAACTCGACGTTCGTTCTGGAGGGCCGGATCGTGGTGGCCGGCGGTGAATCTGCCCACGACCAGCCGATCGCCGACGTGTCTGCGTACGACCCTGCCACGAACACCTGGACTGCCCTGACCAAGCTCCCAGTGGCCCTTATCTCCAGCGTGGCCGTGGGATATGAGCACGGCTTCCTGTATACCGACGGCAACACGGGCAGCAAGCAGGTGGCGACCGGCCTGCGCGCCACCCCAGCCCCGTAA
- a CDS encoding TrmB family transcriptional regulator, with product MSAVIHLQALGLTEYEARAYTALLALGRAVPARVARQAGIPRPKIYETLERLEGRGLAAKVGQNPLEYAPLSAREYLSRARRSFDDRLGALERDLTRLAPDPAPEAVYHLYGEAAIRSLCEDLTLNARRSLHVAGDATMAARLERLTPRGVHLLVSSLDGLPSVAAQGQRAFLLARDGEAAVIAHFIDEGGSGEAHGVHTHNPVIIHLIEGYVELAARGVKVPG from the coding sequence ATGAGCGCCGTGATCCACCTGCAAGCGCTGGGCCTCACCGAGTACGAGGCCCGCGCGTACACTGCCCTGCTGGCCCTGGGCCGCGCCGTGCCCGCCCGCGTGGCCCGGCAGGCGGGCATACCGCGTCCCAAGATCTACGAGACGCTCGAACGCCTCGAAGGACGTGGGCTGGCAGCCAAGGTCGGACAGAATCCTCTGGAATACGCGCCCCTGAGTGCCCGTGAGTACCTGTCCCGTGCCCGCCGCTCCTTTGATGACCGGCTGGGGGCACTGGAGCGTGACCTGACCCGACTGGCCCCGGATCCCGCGCCGGAGGCCGTGTACCACCTGTACGGCGAAGCCGCCATCCGCAGCCTGTGCGAGGATCTGACCCTGAACGCCCGGCGCAGTCTGCACGTCGCCGGAGACGCCACCATGGCCGCCCGCCTGGAACGCCTGACCCCACGTGGCGTGCACCTGCTGGTCAGCAGCCTGGACGGCCTGCCCAGCGTGGCCGCGCAGGGCCAGCGGGCCTTCCTGCTGGCCCGCGATGGCGAAGCGGCCGTGATCGCGCACTTCATCGACGAGGGTGGCAGTGGCGAGGCCCACGGCGTCCACACCCACAATCCAGTGATCATTCACCTGATCGAGGGCTACGTGGAACTCGCGGCGCGCGGCGTCAAAGTACCCGGCTGA
- a CDS encoding class I SAM-dependent rRNA methyltransferase has translation MKRRPTVTLQAAAVRRVAGRYPFGHRADIADSDPGIAPGEVVDVRGPTGPVLARGYFNAEGGTPLRLLTWTGEDIDGAFYRRRVRAALDRRAGRIHGTDALRVLHAEADGLPGVVADQFAGVLGVQLRNAGVERHRDLIVQALKAETGADAAYERSDTGERRREGLDLHTGTLWGEVPERVTFHEDDLELHFSPMDAQKTGFFLDQRDNRRMLRSHVQPGDGFLDVYSYTGGFSLHAARAGAKSVAIDKDQVALAALEQAARHNGVGVGVRWGDALDVLRTLAKDKRRFQIAVLDPPTLAKRRDDVPGAKRIFTDGAALTLGMLEVGGLLLVSTCAHYIRVDDLLDASRVAAATAGCDAEVLDVTYQPADHPHLLSVPESLYLKSVLLRKHS, from the coding sequence GTGAAACGCCGTCCCACCGTCACCCTTCAGGCCGCCGCCGTGAGGCGAGTCGCGGGCCGCTACCCCTTCGGACACCGCGCCGACATCGCCGACAGTGATCCCGGCATCGCGCCCGGTGAGGTCGTGGATGTGAGGGGCCCGACCGGCCCGGTTCTGGCCCGCGGGTACTTCAATGCGGAGGGCGGCACGCCGCTGCGCCTGCTCACCTGGACGGGCGAGGACATCGACGGAGCCTTCTACCGGCGGCGGGTGCGCGCTGCCCTGGATCGCCGGGCAGGTCGCATTCACGGGACGGACGCCCTGCGCGTCCTGCATGCCGAGGCCGACGGACTGCCCGGCGTGGTCGCGGATCAGTTCGCTGGCGTGTTGGGCGTGCAACTGCGCAATGCGGGCGTGGAACGGCACCGTGACCTGATCGTGCAGGCCCTCAAGGCCGAGACGGGTGCCGACGCCGCCTATGAGCGCAGCGACACGGGCGAACGCCGGCGTGAGGGTCTGGACCTGCACACCGGCACCCTGTGGGGCGAGGTGCCCGAGCGCGTGACCTTCCATGAGGACGACCTGGAACTTCATTTCTCGCCCATGGACGCGCAGAAGACCGGCTTCTTCCTCGACCAGCGCGACAACCGGCGGATGCTGCGATCTCACGTGCAGCCTGGCGACGGCTTCCTCGACGTGTATTCGTACACCGGGGGTTTCAGCCTGCACGCGGCCCGGGCCGGAGCGAAGAGTGTCGCCATCGACAAGGATCAGGTGGCCCTGGCCGCCCTGGAACAGGCGGCGCGGCACAACGGCGTGGGCGTCGGTGTTCGCTGGGGCGACGCGCTCGACGTGCTACGAACCCTGGCGAAGGACAAGCGCCGGTTTCAGATCGCGGTGCTTGATCCGCCCACCCTGGCCAAACGCCGCGACGACGTGCCCGGCGCCAAACGCATCTTCACCGATGGTGCGGCCCTCACGCTCGGCATGCTCGAAGTGGGAGGTCTGCTCCTGGTCAGCACCTGCGCGCACTACATCCGGGTCGACGACCTGCTCGACGCATCCCGCGTTGCCGCCGCCACTGCAGGCTGCGACGCCGAGGTGCTCGACGTGACCTACCAGCCCGCCGACCACCCTCACCTCCTCAGCGTGCCCGAGAGCCTGTATCTGAAGAGCGTCCTGTTGCGCAAGCACAGCTGA
- a CDS encoding S41 family peptidase — protein sequence MSFTTFLSRLAGRTARQGVVLTVLLGAAAQASPATDLYKAASGDVLREYYGWSTADLESLVGKYRAVLDERCASQAETCPFTTARVVLGELLHEVGDAHTSVRDPDAAKRLDEISRNLPVARTGARVVRVEGGLLVASVMRGSPAADAGLRVHDLITVVNGEVAGKHGAVNDPVGPNEFTTLERDGQALQLTVRRAGEPELALTVGTRELPARDAPTLDWAGDDHRVAVVTIPSFLPTDTADLFLRRVREAQAQGARGLVIDLRFNSGGGLNQCVAAASIFAPVRYRMQFKMGAQEVMGINGETPRRPPPHGSPPPGDARVWTGPAAILIGPDTASCAEVFTFYAQQTGVPAVGEATRGVCNSGVTFDALPDGGVLTVTVLRGFAAEGQPLPERIRPDVNAPLNIAALSTDGRDSTLEAALNVLHAPMGDAPPPPAGLSVPPSP from the coding sequence GTGTCCTTCACAACGTTCCTGAGTCGGCTGGCTGGCCGGACTGCCCGGCAAGGTGTGGTTCTGACCGTGCTCCTGGGAGCTGCCGCCCAGGCCAGTCCGGCGACCGACCTCTACAAGGCCGCCTCGGGCGACGTCCTGCGCGAGTACTACGGGTGGTCGACCGCCGACCTGGAATCGCTGGTGGGCAAATACCGGGCCGTGCTGGATGAGCGCTGCGCTTCCCAGGCCGAGACGTGCCCGTTCACGACCGCGCGCGTGGTACTCGGCGAACTGCTGCACGAGGTCGGGGATGCCCACACCAGCGTGCGCGATCCGGACGCCGCGAAACGCCTGGACGAAATTTCCCGGAACCTCCCGGTGGCCCGGACTGGCGCGCGGGTGGTGCGCGTGGAGGGCGGCCTGCTGGTCGCGTCCGTGATGCGGGGCAGCCCGGCCGCAGACGCGGGCCTGCGGGTGCATGACCTGATCACCGTGGTCAACGGCGAGGTGGCTGGAAAGCACGGCGCGGTCAACGATCCGGTCGGGCCGAACGAATTCACCACACTTGAGCGCGACGGGCAGGCGCTCCAGCTGACCGTACGCCGGGCTGGTGAGCCCGAGCTGGCACTAACCGTGGGCACCAGGGAACTTCCGGCGCGGGATGCGCCGACCCTGGACTGGGCCGGTGACGATCACCGGGTCGCCGTGGTCACCATTCCCTCGTTCCTGCCGACGGACACGGCCGATCTGTTCCTCCGCCGGGTGCGCGAAGCGCAGGCCCAGGGGGCGCGCGGTCTGGTCATCGACCTGCGCTTCAATTCTGGGGGCGGGTTGAACCAGTGTGTGGCTGCCGCCAGTATTTTCGCGCCCGTGCGCTACCGCATGCAATTCAAGATGGGTGCCCAGGAGGTCATGGGCATCAACGGTGAGACACCACGGCGGCCCCCACCGCACGGCTCTCCGCCGCCTGGGGACGCGCGGGTCTGGACCGGTCCGGCAGCCATCCTGATCGGCCCGGATACGGCGTCGTGCGCGGAGGTGTTCACGTTCTACGCGCAGCAGACGGGCGTGCCCGCAGTGGGTGAAGCTACGCGCGGCGTCTGCAACAGCGGCGTGACCTTCGATGCCCTGCCAGACGGCGGCGTCCTCACCGTGACCGTGCTGCGTGGGTTCGCCGCGGAGGGCCAGCCCCTGCCCGAGCGCATTCGGCCCGATGTGAACGCTCCGCTGAACATCGCGGCCCTATCGACAGACGGGCGAGACTCCACACTTGAGGCCGCGCTGAACGTGCTGCACGCCCCTATGGGCGACGCTCCTCCTCCTCCCGCTGGACTGTCCGTGCCCCCATCTCCGTGA
- a CDS encoding NAD(P)H-dependent oxidoreductase subunit E, with protein MPVTRLEICTEHLSIDQRETLLDAVWDTLRISPGMVTADGNVELALCQCGAGTAPEDAPLIRVDGQEYRAVTPERLVTLMKRWSR; from the coding sequence TTGCCCGTCACCCGTCTGGAAATCTGTACCGAACACCTGTCCATCGATCAACGCGAGACGCTACTGGATGCCGTGTGGGACACCCTGAGAATCAGTCCCGGAATGGTGACCGCCGACGGGAACGTGGAACTGGCCCTGTGCCAGTGCGGTGCTGGCACCGCTCCCGAGGACGCTCCCCTCATCCGCGTGGACGGCCAGGAATACCGCGCGGTGACCCCTGAACGGCTCGTGACCCTGATGAAACGCTGGTCCCGCTAA
- a CDS encoding TerC family protein — protein sequence METLFAWMAQPEAWLAFTTLLLLEIVLGIDNVIFISILAGKLPPAQQQRARTVGLLGALVMRLGLLFSIAWVSNLKTELISVFGMGFSGRDLILLGGGLFLLYKAVREMHELVEGHETVDAPAGTTARVAAGFAATIAQIMVLDIVFSLDSVITAVGMASDLGVMVAAVVVTVAIMLFAAKPIGEFVQAHKTVKLLALAFLLLIGVNLIADGLGFKIPKGYTYFAMGFALAVEFLNLRARHGHLPVSPTAAEVPSRQ from the coding sequence ATGGAAACACTGTTCGCCTGGATGGCCCAGCCCGAGGCGTGGCTGGCGTTCACGACGCTGCTGCTGCTGGAGATCGTGCTCGGCATCGACAACGTCATCTTCATCTCGATTCTCGCCGGCAAGCTGCCGCCCGCGCAGCAGCAGCGGGCCCGCACCGTGGGGCTGCTCGGCGCCCTGGTTATGCGGCTGGGGCTACTCTTCTCGATCGCGTGGGTCTCGAATCTCAAGACGGAACTGATCAGCGTCTTCGGGATGGGCTTTTCCGGCCGTGACCTGATCCTGCTGGGCGGCGGCCTGTTCCTGCTGTACAAGGCCGTCCGCGAGATGCACGAACTCGTCGAGGGCCACGAGACGGTGGACGCTCCGGCCGGAACGACGGCGCGCGTCGCCGCAGGCTTTGCCGCAACCATCGCTCAGATCATGGTGCTGGACATCGTGTTCAGTCTGGACTCGGTCATCACGGCCGTCGGGATGGCCAGCGACCTGGGCGTGATGGTTGCGGCCGTGGTCGTCACGGTCGCCATCATGCTCTTCGCGGCCAAACCCATCGGGGAGTTCGTGCAGGCGCACAAGACGGTGAAACTGCTGGCCCTTGCCTTCCTGCTGCTGATCGGCGTGAACCTGATTGCCGACGGCCTGGGCTTCAAGATTCCCAAGGGCTACACGTATTTCGCGATGGGCTTCGCGCTGGCCGTGGAATTCCTGAACCTGCGCGCCCGCCATGGCCACCTACCCGTGTCCCCGACCGCAGCCGAGGTACCGTCCCGCCAGTGA
- a CDS encoding TetR/AcrR family transcriptional regulator yields the protein MTVPSVPLAQPAQDSTRARIQLQAARLFVQRGYHGVSMREVAEAVGVTKPALYHHYADKEALFLSMLDGALGGLSRLIELASAQTDLRAQLHTLVEELIASAPEQRVGLQLAGELRHVSPERRAVFEQAYRRVWMGGLTSLFEQAAERGELRLDVPPAGLTRAFLALLYPLVSGVPQPDPHGTARALLAVYLDGATPR from the coding sequence GTGACCGTTCCGTCCGTCCCGCTCGCCCAGCCGGCGCAAGACAGCACCCGCGCACGCATTCAGCTCCAGGCAGCGCGGCTCTTCGTGCAGCGCGGCTATCACGGCGTCAGCATGCGCGAGGTCGCCGAGGCGGTCGGCGTGACCAAACCCGCGCTCTACCACCACTACGCCGATAAGGAGGCGCTGTTCCTGTCCATGCTCGACGGGGCCCTGGGCGGCCTGTCCCGGTTGATCGAGCTGGCCTCGGCACAGACAGACCTGCGCGCCCAACTGCACACCCTGGTGGAGGAACTCATCGCCAGCGCTCCGGAGCAGCGGGTCGGGCTGCAACTCGCCGGAGAGCTGCGGCACGTGTCCCCCGAACGGCGCGCCGTGTTCGAGCAGGCATACCGCCGGGTCTGGATGGGCGGCCTGACCTCCTTGTTCGAACAGGCGGCCGAGCGCGGTGAACTCAGACTGGACGTGCCACCGGCAGGCCTCACGCGCGCCTTTCTTGCGCTGCTCTACCCGCTGGTCAGCGGCGTTCCACAGCCTGATCCACACGGCACCGCACGCGCGCTGCTGGCCGTGTACCTCGATGGAGCGACCCCCCGCTGA
- a CDS encoding phospholipase A2, with the protein MRHLPLTALCTVTLLAACSHSAPTVPQASTSTAPYAARPELQDAGSQTILRQYANDPGLIAALQEAYGERSSSVTLPKVPAISGLDLASDRIAYVKRTGWGTVGNYTAQYAAYATSSTLPYPGLDWTRDGCSAPDGLGLGYREDFRPACNVHDFAYRNLKVYERTDANRATSDSAFYTNMKSICATKSWYARPACYAAAYAYYEGVRIGGGSSF; encoded by the coding sequence ATGCGCCACCTACCCCTGACCGCGCTGTGTACCGTCACCCTGCTCGCCGCCTGCTCACACTCGGCACCGACCGTTCCTCAGGCCAGCACGTCCACAGCCCCCTACGCGGCCCGGCCGGAGCTTCAGGATGCGGGGAGCCAGACGATCCTGCGGCAGTACGCGAACGATCCGGGCCTGATTGCGGCCCTCCAGGAAGCCTACGGTGAGCGCTCCTCGAGCGTGACCCTGCCGAAAGTTCCAGCGATCAGTGGGCTGGACCTGGCCAGTGACCGGATCGCGTACGTGAAGCGCACCGGCTGGGGAACGGTGGGCAACTACACCGCCCAGTACGCGGCCTATGCCACGTCGAGCACCCTGCCGTATCCGGGCCTGGACTGGACGCGTGACGGGTGCAGCGCGCCCGACGGCCTGGGCCTGGGCTACCGCGAGGACTTCCGCCCCGCCTGCAACGTCCATGACTTCGCGTACCGCAACCTGAAGGTCTACGAGCGGACGGACGCGAACCGGGCCACCAGCGACAGCGCGTTCTATACGAACATGAAATCCATCTGCGCCACGAAGAGCTGGTACGCGCGGCCCGCGTGCTACGCGGCGGCCTACGCCTACTACGAGGGCGTGCGGATCGGGGGCGGCAGCTCCTTCTGA